One Ricinus communis isolate WT05 ecotype wild-type chromosome 1, ASM1957865v1, whole genome shotgun sequence DNA window includes the following coding sequences:
- the LOC125369886 gene encoding uncharacterized protein LOC125369886: MKFVSTLETKFQQTDAALRNQQASIHNLENQICQISKMMAETQLGTLPNNTESKPREHVKAITLRSGKQLSSSIPILDDDDVVQVDSNRKNGDSKVMELEKVEGKEKSPLREYQPLIPYPARLKQEKMPRYAKFLKEILSNKRKSEDLAIVTLNEECLTILQNKLLDKKRDLGSFTVPCMIGDLTISNTLAA, encoded by the exons atgaagtttgtgtccACTTTAGAGACCAAATTCCAGCAGACGGACGcagctcttagaaatcaacaGGCCTCCATTCATAACTTGGAGAATCAGATAtgccagatttctaagatgatgGCTGAGACGCAGCTAGGGACTTTGCCCAATAATACGGAGTCCAAGCCGAGAGAGCACGTGAAGGCTATCACTTTGCGATCAGGTAAGCAACTATCTAGTTCTATTCCTAttcttgatgatgatgatgttgtgcAGGTAGATTCAAATAGGAAAAATGGAGATAGCAAGGTGATGGAGCTAGAGAAGGTAGAGGGCAAGGAGAAGAGTCCTTTGAGGGAATACCAGCCCCTGATCCCATATCCTGCCAGGTTAAAGCAGGAAAAA ATGCCTAGATATgcgaagttcttaaaggagatcCTTAGCAATAAGAGGAAGTCAGAGGACTTGGCGATTGTGACCCTAAATGAGGAGTGTTTGACTATACTTCAGAACAAATTGCTAGATAAAAAGCGTGatctagggagttttactGTTCCTTGTATGATTGGTGATTTGACAATTAGCAATACTTTAGCTGCCTGA